The DNA sequence ACCAGACGTTTACACCGGCAAAAATATGAGACTGCAGTACCAGCATACACAAAAGGGGAACGGACAGCCAGAGTGTGACACACAGACAGCGTGGCCAAACCCTCAAGCACACACCTTCAAGGGGATGGAGGGAACCTGGCCCCACTCTGAGCCACACCCCCTTTTCTAAGAGACATCCTGCACCTGTCGACAACTGCCAGTGCCAAAGCTGCTCTTCACAAGAAGCAACGATGCAGAGTTGATGTCAGCTATGTGGACTCACTCAAGACCACATTACATCATCAAACTCAAATGGCATCTGCACTCTACACCATGCCTCATTTACCCTCATCCCAAGGAGTTTCATCTTACAGCTGGATTCACCAACTACTGCCTTAGTCCTGGTCTACACCAACAACATGGCCAGAACTAAAGGGGGGTTGCCCACTTCAGCAGAACACTGCTCCCACCGGGGCACTAACTACTCAGATGACAAAAGAGCCCAGCTCTGCACTTCACGAATCATCCAGTGATTCTCCAGTCTCCCACAGCAACACTTCAAGCTGGACTCCCAGTGATCACAGTACAAGTGACAGCCATCCTGATCACCCTTTAAATCGCATCAGCTCACAAGAACTGCATCAAAGAACTCCTCAGTTACACTGGCATAATTTGGCAAATTGGAAATTTGAGTCTATCTCAGCTTCACACGCCACCTCCTTGGCTAGGAAAAAGATGAGTCTGCCACAATGAACAGGAAGCCAGTCAAGCACCAACACCTGTATCAGGCATGCAACAACATCACAAGTGTATGGCATGGTGAGCTACGGCCTCAACCAAGACCATGAGCATGTCAGGCTGCTGTCAATTCCGAAACAGCAAGCCTGAACCTCAAAGCCCCACTACAACGCACTCCACTTTGGGTTTGCAACCCATTGAACTTTTAATATTCTGAGTAATAGTCACGATCCGGAAGAGACTCCTGACACACGACTCAGGATAAACTCAAGGGAACAGGTGGAGTGAAACCGGAAACAAAGGAAAAAGTTGAACAGCTCCAAGAAGCCCTTGCAGTTGCTGAACGTGACCGACAAGAACTCAAGGCTTCCCAGAAAGACATGAGAAGACATCTACAGTCTGCAGAACAGCTACTAGAGGAAGCTAAAACTGACCTTAAAACAAAGACTCTAAGATAAATGCTCTGGAAGACCACCTGAAAAGGAATTAGAGCCAAGAAAAGCGGAGCCCTCATCAGCATCACCACCGCTGAGCAGAACGGAGTCCCCCATCCAAGAATTGCTACACACTGGAAGAAGTGAATGGCCGCAAACCAAAGCATCGCCAGCCCTCACCATAGAACTCTTCCGTTCTAGCAAAAGAAGAAAGCCTCTCCATGCAGACCCCGAAACTGCACGAGACGACTCCCAAAGACCTTGACAAACTGGCTAAAACATCACCCAGTTTGACCAAACACTACAGAAGGCCAAGATATCCAGAAGTGGAAGCTCACGCGACTGACAGAGACAGGTTACACCTCCTCAGACCCACATCCAGTCCTGAGAGTCAACCTGATGCAAAGGTCCATGAACAGGTGCACATggaccgcgaacggcggctggtgagacggagccgcggacggcggcgcgCTTGCGTGGGCCGCGAATGGCGGCTGGTGAGacggagccgcggacggcggtgGGCTTTCGTGGGCCGCGAACAGCGGCTGGTGAGACTGAGCCGTGGACGGCGGCGGGCTTGCGTGGGCCGCGAACAGCGGCTGGTGAGAGGATGCCGCGAACGGTGGCTGGTGAGggggagccgcggacggcggcgggcTTTCGTGGGCCGCGATCAGCGGCGGGCTTGCGTGGGCCGCGATCAGCGGCGGGCTTGCGTGGGCCGCGATCAGCGGCGGGCTTGCGTGGGCCGCGATCAGTGGTGGGCTTGCGTGGGCCGCAAACGGCGGTTGGTCAGAGTGAGCCGCGGTCGGCGGCGGGCTTGCGttggccgcgaacggcggctggtgagggGGGGCCGCGGATGGCGGGCTAGTTCCGGCTCGGGCCCGGACGCTTCCCAGACACTGGTAAATAGCCTCTCTCCAACACAGtcccgtggtgtctgggagcTCCATGGGATGGTGGAGATTGGCTCCGAGCCGGAAAAGGTGGAGGATGCCCGCGTCTTCCAGCGGCATTCCCCTCGCGAGCTTACAGAACTCGGCCGCATACTCATAGAAATGGAGATCCCGTTGGGCAAGGGcgaagaaacaaaaaacaggaacaaaaaactgacaaaaacgtGGAAAACAAAACGGGGGGAAAACGGAAGAGGTTACGGTTTAGGTCAGCTGTTCTGTCACGGTCCTGCTGGAGCCAGGGAAACGCGGGGACCAGGAGTTTCTTCCAACATAGactttattttagaaataacAGGAATGCAGGACCCACGGAACACAAGAAATGACAATTAACAGCTGACacggagacagggaaacacagggatTATAAACACAAGGAATTCAGACGAGGAGAACTcaaacaggtggggaacaaatcAAACACGGATGGAGACTAATCAACTcataatgacaggaacaggaacaaaccaaatatgggcacgagaggaggaaaacacaagacaggactgacagtCTCTTCCGCGGCTCGGTactcgttttttttttagtctcgATCAAGACTGTACGACATTCACCTTACatgatttgactgatttttttttacgtaGAAAGGGCGACAGCGCACCGcattaaaagaaattaacattaatgttTTGATAACTGCTCGCCCACttcaaaaactaaactaaaaataaatcatctttGAGAGCAAGGGAGCCCCCTGGTGTTTCGGGGGCCCTATGCAGCTTGTGTATTTTGCGGCTCTGATTATCAGACATATAGGCCAATTATTACCCTACATCACACAGACGTCACGCTGTTTCAACTGCGCATGTTGGTTGCAAAAGACGACCGGGAAAATGTTGTGTTGTGCAGTGGGATGCCAGAATCGGAAATCTGTAAACAGTAGTCTTAAGTTTTACCGAATACCTTCAACTCACACTCTTTTTAATGCCAACCGCAGACGGCTTTGGTTACAAGCCCTCAGACGAGCCGATTAGAAAGAGGACCAAATTAAAAATGCCAGGCTCTGCAGTTCACACTTCATATCAGGTGAGTTAGCATTACGCTAAATGTAAATCAGACACATCATTTGGTTTGAATCACAGCAACAAAATATCGGTAAATAATGAGATGTACGCTTATGTAACACCAGAGTAATGTAAAAATTTGTGTTGAACTAGTTTACTAGCTAACTTACTTTTAATTTCGTTACGTTGTCTTGCTAGTAGTTTGCCTGATGGCTAGTCTCTTATGCTTGGTTAGTAATGTTAGTACTTGGCTAATACGTTACAGAAAACGCAGGCTAAAATTGGCTGTTAATCTCTATCATACTGTCACCagaatacaatttttatttatttatttatttttgtacaggAGAGGTATCCATGGTATCcaaagtcagcgaatacatgcctcacagacatgataaatatatctatagaaagctttaaattactacttaacgaaataaatcgaaaataaaaactcattcattataatcataatccgtgaagatgcacttctctctaaaggcgcgtctaatgaggagatggatccacactgatgcaacactgacacaaaaaaacagtagtttattagtaagtaattcaaatatctccttactatttccacggacacattcatggtaattacttttgctggggctttacggcaagctttattgcgtgtatttgagcgcagaactcttcagctgcgctgaTGGCTCTCTGCTGCTGTGGGACTCTAAACACAgtcgagccgctcttcacagtcgcggcacggtctcgtgttgtttccaccagtgCGGCAATTTCTTTTcctcactaattgatggatgtctaaaatataaaaataaggagaaaactaaaacaggcccgaggcctGGCCTgcgtctgaactatgacgtgaaaattggcccgaagcccggccctagggATGTAAAAAAGTCGGGGGCCCGTTGGGCCCGTGccgaaatgcagggctctactgTCAGGAAGTCCAGGATCCAGCTGCACAGAGATCTGTTtagtcccagagtctggagctTCGCAACCAGTGTGGCAGGCACTATGGTATTAAATGCGGAGCTGTAGTCCACAAACAGCATTCTCACATAGGTGTTTTTGTTTTCCAGGTGGGAGAGAGCAGTGTGCACGGTGAAGGCAATAGCTTCGTCTGTGGAACGGTTGCTGCGATATGCAAATTGTAGCGGATCCAGTGAGGCAGGCAGCACAGAGTAGATGTAGTCTCTgctatataatgtaaatatgctGTATTACACTACAATATAGTGAACACTGTCTGATTGCACAATGACAACTACTATTCTGAATTTAATGACTTATGGAATTAATGCCTAGATGTTTTGGGGAGTAAGACTATTCAACAGAGAACCATACATTTTGATCAACATGGCATAAGCAATTGATAATGTAAGAAGCAGATGGCACTTGTACttaatcagttgcatgaatgtaccaaagcatttgcaatttgttcaaaataatgaGAAATTGCTTTTATGaggtgcacaagtgactagatagtgtggaggttgaacaagaaTTTTAGTTGTGATCTGAttaatgcaccaaagcgactgagaaaaacttaaatataattaatataatataaagagAATGTTTGCTGTAAGTGAATGTGTTGCTGTGGTAACCGACTCCCGCTCGTGCGGTGGGTAGGGGAGGGGAGCGACACCAGCGCTTCCTCTGCAAGTGACTTGTGCTGGTGTCTGAGCGTCCAAGTCTGAGCGTGCAAGTGCAagtctgcagccagacccttCTCGATTTTTCCTGCTTTCACATCTCTTTGTGgcttgtatatttttattgaataaacTCATGTATAAATCATCACACCCACATTGACAGATTTAAACAGTTGCCCCTCCGCTTTTGGATGGAAAGTTCctttatcacacacacacacacacacacagacatttcaaaataaatgtccaGGTGCATTTCAGGCTCGTTTAGATGTATAAGACAGATGTAACACATAAAACAACtttatctttcttttatttctttctggTTAATATCTGTGTTTTAGTTACACAATAAACTGAATCTGGCATTTAATTCAACATAACTCTTTATTCCTCTCTCTGGGCCACCCAATGACATGAAAAgactaaaacattatttaacacATTCAATATAGAGAGCTTACTGATATCGGCAGATTAATCTGTTTATTAACTTGGTTTAACATTATCGTATCAGCAAAATCCATTATTCGTTTACCTCTAATTCATATGTATTGATATAGTGGTGCATAAATCGATttcaaatacaatacaatacaatacattatttatttataaagcacatttaaaaacaaccaaggctgaccaaagtgctgtacaaaaaaaataagaCTAAAAAAGCAAACGTATCGATTgcataaaacatatttattttaaacttgcAGTTACCCTGTTTTGCTGACTAGCTATATTTAGGGCTTGTTGAATGTGTGCCCCAGCctgtttcatttcaattttattttaacaactcTGCAAGTACCCTGTGAAGATCTAGTACAAaactaaatgtaattaattccccCATCAGATTTGACAGGAagctatatttttaataatacaggttacttttactatagtaaaataGCGTTAATTTTTAGTAATGGTCATCATGTGTCATTTGAAAGGCTAATAATTTATGTTGGTGTTGTCTCCTCTTCTACTTTTTTCGTTACCTTTCCCACAAAGAATGTAAGGCGAGGCAAGGCAAgtctatttatttagcacatttcatacacaatggtaattcaaagtgctctacatgaaaaggaaacaaatacataagaataaaaatggaatgcataagaaataaaataacaataaaagcaGAGAATACCCCGATCTGGATGGAAGAGTCAGAGAGTTTCTGTGCATTTAATAAAAGAATGATTTACTTTTGCATTGAGATTGTTGTGTGAAGGATTGCATTCCTTCTCtgtaaaaaaaaccaaacaaaaaacacatagaCATTTGTATTGTTATCCCttgatttgtaaaaaatatatatatatatataacaacctGTAATGGTACATTTAGGTTTGGCACCGAGAAAGTAACTTGTTAATTCTGCTTCTGCGGTGGGATCTGGAGCGGAGCCATGGGGAGAGGTTCACGTCTCCCTGATGAGATGTGCACTGAGCCGGCGTGTAGGGAAGTAGCGAATTTGTTGTTTAAaagaagtacatttttaattatccCACTGGCTGCTTTAAAACTCCTCTCAGAGTGACATAAAAAACCTGTTCTAAAAGTTACATAAATCTTGttaaaatgaagatatttttgtacAATCAAGACACAGTGCAGCCAAATCAACTTTAatatgattgaaaaaaaaaaaaaaacattcactaCAAATCAAATAACATGTGAGTGCAGTGGAGGGGGAATGCAGAttgaagaaattaattaaatttcatattggACGAACCAAAGGAAGATGCACCGAAGTTATCTGCAATTTCGTTGTTAAAGTTTGGTGCCGTATTGAGAACGCGATTTGCCTGTATAAAAGAGAAAAGACCAATATAAGGCAATCAGAAGCTGATGTTCCATGTGCAGGGTACCTTATTATACAGTATTGTGGTAATTTCAGGCCTGTATCAGGTTCTAAAAAGAAGGATCTGTTTGTAATCAGAGTTATATAGAATACGATTTTAAATGTACCTGTAGTGATTGGGCTTTCCCGTAGCGAATAAATGTGGCTAGGTGCTCACAGTTGTTGTCGAGTATTCCATATTTTCCGGCGCCATCTCGCAAAACCTTCTCAACATTTGCTCTCATCTCTGCTTCAGATTTTGCTGTTTCCCCATGCTGTTGATTTTCGACTGTGAAACCAGGCTTGAGCAGACCTTGCTTCACAGTGGCTCCTGCTTTACTGTTTGATCCCATTTCACCTGAAGGAAATATTTAACTATCAAAGCTGTTTTGAACTGTTTCCCCCATACCTAGATTGATCCAGTAAAAACCCAACTGGGTAAttgtatgtaaaaataatactgCGATATAACTAACAATTAAAAGTCACCTGACCatgtaataatcaaaatatacaAGAGACAAGCACATCCTGCACAGTATACTGAAtactaggggtggcacggtacatgtatttgtcccgaaccgtcacggtacgggcgtctcggttcggtgcatgaggccttacgacgaatacaggcgattcacccccaatccagaagggggcgcccgcagtaatgcagcgctgtttgataaccgccagcagaagaacagcgaatgccatgagttgcgcacttgaaaacaaagccccctagacagtgaccatgtgctgattctgcaCTCGTCTCTCATATAGGGATACTTATacagtatactttaaaggcttgcgcactcaactgtttgcgaaatggagctttgtgctcgagtatcctacctctctcattcggcacaaatccaaatattccataatatttatatatttgcgatgtaacgtatcttaatgctaaactattatttattatgtaaatgataggctttgtacttcagtcgcattccaacggtgacacagaggcgtgcgcgctgatgtttggctcactgtattttattttgatgaagtaccaactgcgctgtcaagttagcaatgctggaactgatgtgagtgtgtgtgtgcatgcactccggcgcgatcacttcaactgtttccttataccagcagaatcaactttaaacacttattgtcttattaataatcactgtataaaggtctgcttttatttgtgtacactcacaatgaaaacaaaacagattttatatatataacatgtaataatgtttagtattttcacatctagatggagaAAAtagtaatttgcactactgtctgttcaaaataaataaaaagaaactgagcatagtagattttcTTTcccccctgttgtaccgaaatcgtatcgaaccgtgacccccgaaccgaggtacgtaccgaaccgtgacatctgtgtaccgtgccacccctactGTATACAGTTAACTCGATAGAATGTTTAAGAACTATTACACAATAGGCTATGAAACACGTGTCTTattgtttaaatgcattttaaatcctTAATAAAATGCATGGTGCTGTAATACGCACTTCAGAATATGTACTCATGTTCAAAATATGTTGTTAGGTACTATTGTTTAATTCTTCCTTGTGTAGTTTTATACATTGCAGTGGTGCAATGCAGTGCATTTACATTTTGTCTTGCCTATGACAATAGGAAAGAGGACATGGGTGATAGAAGTAGTGCTTTGAGACAGGAATGTTTAGGTGATGAAAGAAAAGAATACTGATCACTGTTGCAGTTAAAATAACAAGTTGACCTTCGTTAATTTACATTAGTTTCATATTCACATTGCATCGCGCATAAAATCCATGAATACAATTATGCATGCGATTCACATGTAAAACAATGCTTTTGAATGCTCTATAGTGGCTGAAAATAAGATAAATTACCCTTTTCCCTCCATTCTGGTTCTGTCAAATATCGACTATACCTGTGGTTTTTAATCCTTTACTGCATAAAGCAGTAGCTGAAACATAGACGTTAACAGATGTGCAGAATGAGCGTATCAGTGTTCTTGtgaagtttttaaaaagaatttaagaaGCACTTTTAGTAAGACAAAGGCTAGTCAGAGATAGGAAACCATGATTTGAAGTTTCTACATAGAATCACTGTACCTGTAAACTCGACAACCGTATCTTCTCCCTTTTTATTCGTCCCAGTGTACACCGCCCAGTGTTTGTACCCAGGGCGAGCGTATGAAAGGAGGTCTCCAAATTTCATGGCctagaaaagaaaaacttttggCAAATATATAGTACTGAACGAAATCCTATCAACTTGTACTTCCATGTAGGATGAACTCATAATGGCAGGTTTATTCCAAACTGAAAATAAAGTCTTACATTATCATAGTTTTCACTGTGCTTGTATAGCATAGGAAAAACATaacatacctcagttttaagtttgaaaacTGAAGACAGTGATCAACTGACAGGACACCACAGGAGAATTCCTCTGCTGCAACTAGTCCCGCTGCTCTTATACATACTCATATACATATTCATTAAGGTATGAGGAAGTGCCATCCCCTTTCCCCAGAATTGCAAAATTGCACAATTTCTAACACTTGTTTACATCAAACATAATAGGCTGTGGTTATTATAATAAGCTGCTCCTTTGCTTCCACTGGTCATATTTTCTTGGCTGTGGTTcagtagtcaagtcaagtcaccttcatttatatagcacttttacaatacagattgtttcacagcagctttacaGTGAAAATAGGAAAGTCAAAGGACATAAATTGTTTTGGCCTCTACAGCAACTCTATAAAAAGTTATTGTCCAGCTAAAGTGAGTTTTtgaggtttttttctttttcatttctgtTGTAAAAATCATTAGTTATTAATTTTAGGGGCCACTTACGCGACATTATAATTGAAAACAGAAACCCTTTAATGCGTTTTGGCCATTCATTTGCATGACAATTGTGTTTGGAGACTTGAGAATGCAAATTTTGAGATAAAGTTATCTCCGCTGTTGGAGCAATTTTAGCTAACTCTCGCCAGAGacaatggtttttttttttgcatagaaGGTCAACAGTCATACAGACACACAGGTTTCTGCAGAGTGCGAGAAACGGGGAGGGTGCTCCTCCACCTTATATCCACACTCGAGGCACTCAAGGTTACAAGATCACAAAAACTCTCCGCAGCTGTGTTTTTCCATACATGATGAGAAAGTAAATAACATTCTACTATATCATGAGTTTGAAGCTCATTTCCCCTTATATTTAGGCCTTAGATCACCCTTCAAGTCACAAACATACATCTCCCCCGTCCTCAGCTCGTCTGGCTCTTAGCCCAATATCGCCCTATGGATTTTCTTGTCACCCATACGTCTTAGGCTAAAAGCCCCAGACCCATTTCCTTCCTCACAGCCATTCCAAAGAATAGGTTATGCACTACATTTTCACGTAAACATATGAAAGTCAGCATTTTCTTCAACACCATGTAAACTTCAAAATGCGGTTACGGTGTGCACATGCGTACCACGTGTTCAGTCTATAGGTATGCGTGTTTGAATGCGCTCATGTGCAGACGCGTAGTCTTTCTCTAAGCGAAATTGCCAAATCACTTGTTAGGCATGCACTACACAGAAACATTAGTCGCTTCCGCGTATCCATGCGAACCGGAATCACCCCAACAACATTTTATCTATACAGAAGGAAAAGAGACTTTCACAGGGGAGGGTCTAGTTGACACTTCAGGGCTGTGTTGTGGTCTTGTCCAGGCGCAGGTCCTTCATCTCATCTGGATATGGCCTGGATCCGGCAGACTACAGTGGACCTCGGGATAAACAGagagactaatattagcgtagacgCCATTATTCTTATGATGTGACGAGTACATCAGGTGTTATGGGAAAGGTTCCCTGTTCCGGCTGACCTAATCTATGCAGACTAACATTTTACATGATTTGAATTTTAGAAGTAGATAATGTGTTATGAATatgccaggttaaagagatgtgtttttagtctagatttaaactgacagtgtgTGTCTGCTTCCTGGACAATCTTAGGAAGACTGTTCCAAAGtgtgggtgctaaataggaaaaggatctacCGCcggcagtcgattttgatattgtaggtagtgttgtcaaaagacccggtacttcggtaccaagtcggtactaaaaaaatgaaaacgtcacggtaccaggtttttgtaagtaccggtggtaccgagtacccggtcagcCCGGTTCTTGACGTGATGCAGAAAACACGGACGGAATcgcggaatccagttataaaaacggaatttacagtttagcacggaatgtcacggaatttgtcaaagtttggatgaattaatcaaaagtaggtcattacacttaaattaaatcGCGACATGGattagtatctgtaaatattaagccgcaaaagtcgattcagatatgaatcttgcatgttctgcgagtctgtGTGTGAATTAATGAACgtgtgacgctcgcggtgatttcagcatctgagtctcaatgaggacaaaaatacataaacaacgtCTCCAGAACAGCTCTGAGAGTCatttcacgagcattttaccgtttcatttgagtaaaaccagtgTCATATCAtaagctacacacagaaatgtaaaggtaggcctattcacggcaacccgtcaaaataaaagtttatattaaAGACATTGtaccagaaatatattactattatttagtagaatgtatgtgatactcttactactgttgaa is a window from the Onychostoma macrolepis isolate SWU-2019 chromosome 03, ASM1243209v1, whole genome shotgun sequence genome containing:
- the LOC131537729 gene encoding phospholipase A and acyltransferase 1-like, whose amino-acid sequence is MKFGDLLSYARPGYKHWAVYTGTNKKGEDTVVEFTGEMGSNSKAGATVKQGLLKPGFTVENQQHGETAKSEAEMRANVEKVLRDGAGKYGILDNNCEHLATFIRYGKAQSLQANRVLNTAPNFNNEIADNFGASSFGSSNMKFN